In Pseudoduganella albidiflava, a single window of DNA contains:
- a CDS encoding DUF1016 N-terminal domain-containing protein — translation MGRNIVEFEQGGAARARYGKRLLPDLAKALTAEFGKGLDASKLRYMRLFYQAFSECDALRHELSWTITGSSYA, via the coding sequence ATGGGGCGGAATATCGTTGAGTTCGAGCAGGGCGGTGCAGCGCGTGCGCGGTACGGTAAGCGACTGTTGCCTGATCTGGCGAAGGCCTTGACCGCTGAGTTTGGTAAGGGCCTTGATGCATCGAAGCTGCGGTACATGCGCCTGTTTTACCAAGCGTTCTCAGAGTGTGACGCACTGCGTCACGAATTGAGCTGGACGATTACCGGAAGCTCCTACGCGTAG